A window of the Cygnus atratus isolate AKBS03 ecotype Queensland, Australia chromosome 4, CAtr_DNAZoo_HiC_assembly, whole genome shotgun sequence genome harbors these coding sequences:
- the ZCCHC4 gene encoding rRNA N6-adenosine-methyltransferase ZCCHC4 isoform X1: MAAGSAAGVGGGRHQAAGPGPGPALLGAVPGAPSCPHGPALLFVKVSHGKEEGRRFYACSACRDRKDCNFFQWEDEKVSETRLAAREEYNRNHQPPFTHRQNVERYKNFVLLPLSKRSFCQECQQLLLPAEWEKHSSHQILCDISTAQLRSPSQLLYPLENKKTNAQYLFADRSCRFLLDLIISLGFRRVLCVGTPRLHEMIQSKASQEENFRVRSLLLDIDFRYSQFYTEDEFCHYNMFNHYFFGGEAAHETCRKFLHQDKDERVIMVTDPPFGGLVEALASSFKKLMAMWKETEKEGYENQEMPMFWIFPYFFESRILEFFPSFSMMDYQVDYDNHALYKHGKTGRRQSPVRIFTNLSPSMIILPVEEGYRFCAICQRYVSSGNQHCEICNSCTSKDGRQWKHCILCKKCVKPSWFHCNNCNCCALQNHTCEKTDAGCFVCGKAGHKRSTCPSLSRTRTSCQADKKQRQKTLKRVKMRIHKRLAMKHAIFSRRKIKNKKKKT; encoded by the exons AtggcggcgggcagcgcggcGGGAGTGGGGGGCGGCCGGCACCAGGCggcgggaccgggaccgggaccggccCTGCTCGGCGCGGTGCCCGGCGCCCCCAGCTGCCCGCACG GTCCTGCTCTCCTCTTCGTAAAGGTCAGCCACGGCAAAGAGGAGGGGAGAAGATTTTATGCTTGCTCGGCTTGTAGGGATAGAAAAGATTGTAACTTTTTCCAGTGGGAGGATGAGAAG GTGTCAGAAACTAGGCTTGCAGCACGTGAAGAATATAATAGAAATCATCAGCCGCCTTTTACTCACAGACAGAATGTGGAAAG GTACAAGAATTTTGTTCTGTTGCCATTATCAAAGAGGAGTTTTTGCCAGGAATGTCAGCAACTGCTGTTGCCAGCTGAATGGGAAAAACACTCCAGTCACCAGATCCTGTGTGATATCTCCACTGCCCAGTTAAGAAGCCCCAGTCAACTTCTGTAtccactggaaaataaaaaaacaaatgcacagtATTTATTTGCAGACAGAAGTTGCCGGTTTCTACTGGACCTTATTATTTCGTTAGGATTTAGACGAGTGCTCTGCGTTGGAACACCTAG GCTTCATGAAATGATCCAGTCAAAAGCatcacaagaagaaaatttcaggGTTAGAAGCCTTCTGCTAGATATTGATTTCAG GTATTCACAATTTTACACAGAGGATGAATTCTGCCACTACAACAtgtttaatcattatttttttggtggagAG GCTGCACATGAAACTTGTAGGAAATTCTTGCATCAAGACAAAGATGAAAGAGTTATTATGGTGACTGATCCCCCATTTGGAGGTTTAGTGGAAGCACTGGCTTCTAGTTTTAAAAAACTGATGGCAATGtggaaggagacagaaaaagaag GTTATGAAAACCAAGAGATGCCCATGTTCTGGATATTTCCGTACTTCTTTGAGTCTCGTATTCTTGAATTTTTCCCAAGCTTCAGTATGATGGATTATCAG gtggaCTATGATAATCATGCACTGTATAAACACGGCAAGACAGGTCGCAGGCAGTCTCCTGTCCGTATCTTCACAAACCTCTCCCCAAGTATGATTATACTTCCTGTAGAAGAGGGCTACAG GTTCTGTGCTATATGTCAACGATATGTTAGTTCTGGCAACCAACACTGTGAGATATGCAATTCATGTACATCAAAA GATGGTAGACAATGGAAACATTGTATTCTTTGCAAAAAATGCGTAAAACCCT CTTGGTTTCACTGTAACAACTGCAACTGCTGCGCTCTTCAAAACCACACTTGTGAGAAGACTGATGCTGGCTGCTTTGTTTGTGGCAAGGCAGGTCACAAACGCAGTACCTGTCCCAGTCTCTCCCGCACTAGAACATCATGCCA agctgacaaaaagcaaagacagaaaactctAAAGAGGGTAAAGATGAGGATCCATAAAAGATTGGCTATGAAACACGCCATattctccagaagaaaaataaagaataagaaaaaaaaaacatga
- the ZCCHC4 gene encoding rRNA N6-adenosine-methyltransferase ZCCHC4 isoform X2 — MAAGSAAGVGGGRHQAAGPGPGPALLGAVPGAPSCPHGPALLFVKVSHGKEEGRRFYACSACRDRKDCNFFQWEDEKVSETRLAAREEYNRNHQPPFTHRQNVERYKNFVLLPLSKRSFCQECQQLLLPAEWEKHSSHQILCDISTAQLRSPSQLLYPLENKKTNAQYLFADRSCRFLLDLIISLGFRRVLCVGTPRLHEMIQSKASQEENFRVRSLLLDIDFRYSQFYTEDEFCHYNMFNHYFFGGEAAHETCRKFLHQDKDERVIMVTDPPFGGLVEALASSFKKLMAMWKETEKEGYENQEMPMFWIFPYFFESRILEFFPSFSMMDYQVDYDNHALYKHGKTGRRQSPVRIFTNLSPSMIILPVEEGYRFCAICQRYVSSGNQHCEICNSCTSKLGFTVTTATAALFKTTLVRRLMLAALFVARQVTNAVPVPVSPALEHHAKLTKSKDRKL; from the exons AtggcggcgggcagcgcggcGGGAGTGGGGGGCGGCCGGCACCAGGCggcgggaccgggaccgggaccggccCTGCTCGGCGCGGTGCCCGGCGCCCCCAGCTGCCCGCACG GTCCTGCTCTCCTCTTCGTAAAGGTCAGCCACGGCAAAGAGGAGGGGAGAAGATTTTATGCTTGCTCGGCTTGTAGGGATAGAAAAGATTGTAACTTTTTCCAGTGGGAGGATGAGAAG GTGTCAGAAACTAGGCTTGCAGCACGTGAAGAATATAATAGAAATCATCAGCCGCCTTTTACTCACAGACAGAATGTGGAAAG GTACAAGAATTTTGTTCTGTTGCCATTATCAAAGAGGAGTTTTTGCCAGGAATGTCAGCAACTGCTGTTGCCAGCTGAATGGGAAAAACACTCCAGTCACCAGATCCTGTGTGATATCTCCACTGCCCAGTTAAGAAGCCCCAGTCAACTTCTGTAtccactggaaaataaaaaaacaaatgcacagtATTTATTTGCAGACAGAAGTTGCCGGTTTCTACTGGACCTTATTATTTCGTTAGGATTTAGACGAGTGCTCTGCGTTGGAACACCTAG GCTTCATGAAATGATCCAGTCAAAAGCatcacaagaagaaaatttcaggGTTAGAAGCCTTCTGCTAGATATTGATTTCAG GTATTCACAATTTTACACAGAGGATGAATTCTGCCACTACAACAtgtttaatcattatttttttggtggagAG GCTGCACATGAAACTTGTAGGAAATTCTTGCATCAAGACAAAGATGAAAGAGTTATTATGGTGACTGATCCCCCATTTGGAGGTTTAGTGGAAGCACTGGCTTCTAGTTTTAAAAAACTGATGGCAATGtggaaggagacagaaaaagaag GTTATGAAAACCAAGAGATGCCCATGTTCTGGATATTTCCGTACTTCTTTGAGTCTCGTATTCTTGAATTTTTCCCAAGCTTCAGTATGATGGATTATCAG gtggaCTATGATAATCATGCACTGTATAAACACGGCAAGACAGGTCGCAGGCAGTCTCCTGTCCGTATCTTCACAAACCTCTCCCCAAGTATGATTATACTTCCTGTAGAAGAGGGCTACAG GTTCTGTGCTATATGTCAACGATATGTTAGTTCTGGCAACCAACACTGTGAGATATGCAATTCATGTACATCAAAA CTTGGTTTCACTGTAACAACTGCAACTGCTGCGCTCTTCAAAACCACACTTGTGAGAAGACTGATGCTGGCTGCTTTGTTTGTGGCAAGGCAGGTCACAAACGCAGTACCTGTCCCAGTCTCTCCCGCACTAGAACATCATGCCA agctgacaaaaagcaaagacagaaaactctAA